From one Desulfurobacterium thermolithotrophum DSM 11699 genomic stretch:
- a CDS encoding PIN/TRAM domain-containing protein: MTVSKFFGGFFLFLLFVSVVIFKHYGFTLTQSLIIGIFITAASFLFHEFVMKKKLKIRTIILFSAGFFLGLYIAKGITLSLYSVFTSFPYLQEILFITLPYLFGFTAVEVAKNKPISELLKDEQGLYSTPKVIDTSALIDGRIVEIAKLGFIEGKIIIPRFVLEELQNLADSTEPMIRTKGKKGLEMVSELRNIEKPSVEIYERDIPWIKDVDSKLVELCRKLRAKLITTDYNLNKVASIKGVEILNINDLANALKPVVAVGEELVIFLVKEGKEKNQAVGYLDDGTMVVVDNAKHLIGHRVKVLVNNLLQTSSGKIIFARTKEVVK; the protein is encoded by the coding sequence GTGACTGTTTCTAAATTTTTCGGAGGCTTTTTCCTTTTTCTTCTGTTTGTTTCTGTTGTAATTTTTAAGCACTATGGTTTTACTTTAACCCAATCTCTCATAATTGGTATTTTTATCACTGCCGCTTCTTTTCTTTTTCACGAATTTGTAATGAAAAAGAAACTGAAGATAAGAACTATTATTCTCTTTTCTGCAGGTTTTTTCTTAGGTTTATACATCGCAAAAGGAATTACCCTTTCACTTTATTCTGTATTTACAAGCTTTCCTTATTTACAGGAAATCTTATTTATTACACTTCCCTATCTTTTTGGTTTTACAGCAGTAGAAGTTGCTAAGAATAAGCCAATTTCAGAACTATTAAAAGATGAACAAGGCCTTTACTCAACACCAAAAGTCATAGATACCAGTGCTCTTATAGACGGAAGGATTGTTGAGATTGCAAAACTTGGATTTATTGAAGGAAAAATTATCATTCCACGATTTGTGCTTGAGGAACTCCAAAATCTTGCTGATTCTACCGAACCAATGATTAGAACTAAAGGTAAAAAAGGACTTGAAATGGTTTCAGAATTAAGAAATATTGAAAAACCTTCCGTAGAAATTTATGAAAGAGACATCCCTTGGATAAAGGATGTAGATTCTAAACTTGTGGAGCTCTGTAGAAAATTAAGAGCAAAATTAATAACTACTGATTACAATTTAAATAAAGTTGCTTCAATTAAAGGGGTTGAAATCCTAAATATCAATGATCTTGCAAACGCTTTAAAACCGGTAGTTGCCGTAGGCGAAGAATTAGTAATCTTTCTTGTAAAAGAAGGTAAAGAAAAGAATCAAGCTGTAGGTTATCTTGATGATGGAACAATGGTTGTAGTTGACAACGCTAAACATTTAATAGGTCATAGAGTTAAAGTTCTTGTTAACAATTTACTTCAGACATCTTCAGGAAAGATAATATTTGCAAGAACTAAAGAGGTAGTAAAGTGA
- a CDS encoding CarD family transcriptional regulator codes for MFKIGDKVACPPHGVGIVEGKEEREVGGKKVIYFRISLVGKSMSILVPEESIENSGIRPVLSEESIEEIFNYLSEIPTNISEKWTVRHRLNVDRLKTGDIKELATVVRNLSYRSKEKELSYSEKRMFEEAFGKLAEEIALSLGEPVKKVKQKIRKILKGVKKP; via the coding sequence ATGTTTAAGATAGGAGATAAGGTTGCCTGCCCACCTCACGGTGTCGGGATCGTTGAAGGAAAAGAAGAAAGAGAGGTGGGAGGAAAAAAAGTAATCTACTTTAGGATTTCTCTCGTGGGAAAAAGTATGTCAATTTTAGTTCCTGAAGAAAGTATTGAAAATTCAGGAATTAGACCAGTTCTATCGGAAGAAAGTATAGAAGAAATATTTAATTATCTATCGGAAATTCCTACCAACATAAGTGAAAAATGGACAGTAAGACATAGGCTTAATGTTGATAGACTTAAAACAGGTGATATAAAAGAGCTTGCAACAGTTGTTAGAAATCTTTCTTATAGGTCAAAGGAAAAAGAGCTCTCTTATTCAGAAAAAAGAATGTTTGAAGAAGCTTTTGGAAAACTTGCTGAAGAAATAGCTCTTTCCTTAGGAGAACCAGTAAAAAAAGTTAAACAGAAAATAAGAAAAATTCTTAAAGGAGTTAAAAAGCCGTGA
- a CDS encoding SDH family Clp fold serine proteinase, with protein MHQPSFFDLFWLLIIFFSLWPIFQQKNLEWARLRLIREIEKKRKSRVITMIHRQERLAFMGFPIMRFITIEDSERILRAIRMTPDDMPIDLIVHTPGGLALAATQIASALVKHKSPVRVIVPHYAMSGGTLIALAADEIVMDPNAVLGPLDPQLGQFPAPSILKAFEMKKKEMKDEMLILADVAEKSLVQMKNTIIKILTAKGHSQEKAENIADLLTSGYWTHDYPLTAEVIKEMGLNVSTDVPQEVYDLMEFYYQPSGQPSVQYIPVPYGEPKKGSVPLRKPH; from the coding sequence ATGCATCAACCAAGTTTTTTTGATCTCTTTTGGCTTTTAATTATTTTCTTTTCTCTATGGCCTATCTTTCAACAGAAAAACCTTGAATGGGCAAGGCTTCGCCTCATCAGAGAAATAGAAAAAAAGAGAAAATCAAGAGTAATAACAATGATTCACCGTCAAGAAAGATTAGCTTTTATGGGCTTTCCTATTATGAGATTCATTACCATAGAAGATTCTGAAAGAATTCTAAGAGCAATAAGAATGACTCCCGATGATATGCCTATAGATTTAATTGTTCATACTCCTGGAGGTCTTGCTTTAGCAGCAACTCAGATAGCTTCAGCTCTTGTTAAACATAAAAGTCCAGTTAGAGTGATAGTTCCTCATTATGCAATGTCTGGAGGAACTTTAATAGCTCTTGCTGCAGATGAAATAGTAATGGATCCAAATGCCGTCCTTGGTCCTCTTGATCCTCAGCTTGGGCAGTTTCCAGCACCTTCAATATTAAAAGCATTTGAGATGAAAAAGAAAGAGATGAAAGATGAAATGCTAATTCTTGCAGATGTTGCAGAAAAATCCTTAGTTCAAATGAAAAACACAATAATTAAGATACTTACAGCCAAAGGACATAGTCAAGAAAAAGCAGAAAACATAGCAGATCTTCTAACTTCTGGTTACTGGACTCACGACTATCCTTTAACTGCAGAAGTTATTAAAGAAATGGGATTAAATGTCTCTACAGATGTTCCTCAAGAAGTTTACGATTTAATGGAGTTCTATTACCAACCTTCAGGACAACCTTCAGTTCAATATATTCCTGTTCCCTACGGAGAACCAAAAAAAGGAAGTGTACCGCTTAGGAAACCCCATTAG
- a CDS encoding dihydroorotase: MTSLLIKGGRVIDPSQGIDGQYDVLIENGRVVKVEENISTVESSKVLDVRDLIVSPGFIDLHSHLRDPGQEWKEDIESGSHAAIAGGITSVCCMANTDPVNDNPTVTRYIIEKATKVGLCDVFPVGAITKGLKGEELAEIGLMVKAGAVAISDDGETPKDAKLLRNAMDYAKSLGIPVFCHSEEKSLSASGHMNEGYLSSYLGIPGIPAEAEDIGTMRDILIAKLTGAHVHICHVSSKGALKIIKTAKEEGIKVTCEITPHHFTLTEEAVKNFDTNAKMAPPLRTEEDVKMCKEALKTGIADVIATDHAPHTIDEKLVEFCQAPFGIIGFQTMLPLSLNLVREGYLSLKKLIEKLSTVPARIINKNDIGTLKKGARANITIFDPEEEYTFTKELVKSKSCNSPFLNKKLKGKVKFTIYNGKIVYKEF, from the coding sequence ATGACATCTCTTCTTATAAAAGGCGGAAGGGTTATTGATCCATCTCAAGGAATAGATGGTCAATATGATGTTTTAATCGAAAATGGAAGAGTTGTAAAAGTAGAAGAGAATATATCTACAGTTGAATCCTCAAAAGTGTTAGACGTTAGAGATCTTATTGTTTCTCCTGGTTTTATAGACCTTCATTCTCACTTAAGAGATCCAGGTCAGGAATGGAAAGAAGACATAGAAAGTGGTTCTCATGCTGCTATTGCTGGAGGTATAACGTCTGTATGTTGTATGGCAAATACCGATCCTGTAAATGATAATCCTACCGTTACAAGGTATATCATTGAAAAAGCTACAAAAGTAGGACTTTGCGACGTCTTTCCTGTTGGAGCAATAACAAAAGGATTAAAAGGTGAAGAGTTAGCTGAAATCGGCCTTATGGTAAAGGCAGGTGCTGTTGCAATTTCTGATGATGGAGAAACACCAAAAGATGCAAAGCTTTTAAGAAATGCAATGGATTATGCGAAAAGCCTTGGAATTCCCGTTTTTTGCCACAGTGAAGAAAAAAGTCTTTCTGCTAGTGGACATATGAATGAAGGATATCTATCAAGTTATCTTGGAATTCCGGGAATACCAGCTGAAGCTGAAGATATTGGAACTATGAGGGATATTTTAATTGCGAAATTAACAGGAGCTCACGTTCATATTTGTCACGTATCAAGTAAAGGAGCTCTAAAAATAATAAAAACAGCAAAAGAGGAAGGAATAAAAGTTACTTGTGAAATTACACCTCATCACTTTACTTTAACAGAAGAAGCTGTTAAAAATTTTGACACAAATGCAAAAATGGCTCCACCTTTAAGAACTGAAGAAGACGTAAAAATGTGTAAAGAAGCTCTAAAAACCGGAATTGCTGATGTTATAGCAACAGATCATGCTCCTCATACAATAGATGAAAAGTTAGTAGAATTTTGCCAGGCTCCTTTTGGAATAATAGGCTTTCAAACAATGTTACCTTTATCTTTAAATCTTGTTAGGGAAGGTTATCTTTCTCTAAAAAAACTCATAGAAAAGCTATCAACAGTTCCTGCAAGAATAATAAACAAAAATGATATTGGAACGCTTAAAAAAGGAGCTCGAGCAAACATTACGATTTTTGACCCAGAAGAAGAATATACTTTTACAAAAGAGTTAGTTAAATCAAAAAGCTGTAACTCTCCATTTTTAAACAAAAAACTAAAAGGAAAGGTGAAATTTACAATTTATAATGGTAAAATAGTTTATAAAGAATTTTAA
- a CDS encoding c(7)-type cytochrome triheme domain-containing protein yields MGKFLVSGALLLSGLFIFGCFEGGVLNKDLVFKNKNGDVVFSHVYHVKAAKQHCSYCHPKIFHKKFGKDKFSMHDIWQGKYCGVCHNGSKAFDAKNPKNCLRCHKQKQKGENK; encoded by the coding sequence ATGGGTAAGTTCTTAGTTTCAGGAGCTCTTTTACTTTCTGGACTTTTTATTTTTGGTTGTTTTGAAGGAGGAGTTTTAAATAAAGATTTAGTTTTCAAGAATAAAAATGGAGATGTTGTATTTAGTCATGTTTATCATGTGAAAGCTGCAAAGCAGCACTGCTCTTACTGTCATCCGAAGATTTTTCACAAAAAATTTGGAAAAGATAAATTTTCAATGCACGACATTTGGCAAGGAAAGTACTGTGGCGTCTGTCACAACGGTTCAAAAGCCTTTGATGCTAAAAATCCAAAGAACTGCTTAAGATGCCACAAACAAAAACAAAAAGGAGAGAACAAATAA
- a CDS encoding aspartate carbamoyltransferase catalytic subunit codes for MKHLISAEDISKEQFQEIYELSQQVKKALREDRKKFSVLKGKCIVNLFFEPSTRTRTSFEKAGKFLSADVINISTSTSSVKKGESLIDTLKNLDMMHPDVVVLRHPCEGAPYTVKNYINASIVNAGDGCHQHPTQALLDAVTLTEHLQTLEGKKITIMGDISHSRVARSDAILFRKLGAEVFVYGPSPMMPRFPEAIGVKKLSSFEEVAQISDVVILLRIQLERQSARKVFPSLREYAELFGMNKKRLEMLKPDTVILHPGPFNRGVELNNDVVTSTRSLIFQQVETGLAVRMVVLSLLCGKTEKLKEEIDG; via the coding sequence ATGAAACATCTCATCTCAGCAGAGGACATCTCAAAGGAGCAATTTCAGGAGATATACGAACTTTCTCAGCAGGTAAAGAAAGCTTTAAGAGAAGATAGAAAGAAGTTTTCTGTCTTAAAAGGTAAGTGTATTGTAAATCTTTTTTTTGAACCTTCTACTAGAACGAGAACTTCGTTTGAAAAGGCCGGAAAGTTTCTTTCTGCAGATGTCATTAACATAAGCACTTCCACAAGTAGTGTTAAAAAAGGTGAAAGCTTAATAGACACACTAAAGAACCTTGACATGATGCATCCGGATGTTGTTGTTTTAAGGCATCCTTGTGAGGGAGCTCCATATACTGTAAAAAATTATATTAACGCTTCGATAGTAAATGCCGGAGATGGTTGTCATCAACATCCTACTCAAGCTCTTCTTGATGCAGTTACTTTGACTGAACACTTACAAACTCTTGAAGGAAAAAAAATTACCATAATGGGAGATATATCTCACAGCAGAGTTGCCAGATCTGATGCAATACTTTTTAGAAAATTAGGAGCTGAAGTTTTTGTCTATGGACCATCTCCCATGATGCCAAGATTTCCAGAAGCTATTGGTGTAAAGAAACTTTCTTCATTTGAGGAAGTTGCACAAATTTCAGATGTTGTAATTCTCCTCAGAATCCAACTTGAAAGACAATCTGCAAGGAAAGTATTTCCTTCTTTGAGAGAATATGCAGAACTCTTTGGAATGAATAAAAAAAGGCTTGAAATGTTAAAACCAGATACGGTTATCCTTCATCCAGGACCTTTTAATAGAGGAGTAGAATTAAATAATGATGTTGTTACTTCGACTCGTAGTCTTATATTTCAACAGGTTGAAACAGGACTTGCTGTTAGAATGGTTGTTCTTTCTCTTCTTTGTGGAAAAACTGAAAAACTAAAGGAGGAAATTGATGGGTAA
- the hisD gene encoding histidinol dehydrogenase, whose translation MKIVDLRTESWEKNSELLRIKNRGQGLESKYAQSVLEIIENVKKFGDSAVFSYAKKFDKIELTPENVRVTEEEIEEAFKKVEPEVLEAIKVAVTRVRKFHEHQKENSYFVTEPGMLLGQKVTPLESAGIYVPGGKASYPSSVIMNAVPAKVAGVKKVVMITPAIGSFEVNPYSLVAAKLSGVDEIYRVGGAHGVAAIAFGTESIPKVDKIVGPGNIYVALAKKFLFGTVDIDMVAGPSEILVIADESANPDWVAVDLLSQAEHDELAGSFLVTHGEEVAKAVIDALEDRLKKLKRREIAEKSIENFGTAFITRDIYHSCEVANIVAPEHLEVATKEPFALLDHIKNAGAIFLGHYTCESLGDYILGPNHVLPTGGSAKFFSPLGVYDFIKRSSILYVSKEGFKQISEHARNLAECEGLEAHRLAVEVREAIKIPIKTEEKV comes from the coding sequence ATGAAAATTGTAGACCTTAGAACAGAAAGCTGGGAAAAGAATTCAGAGCTCCTAAGAATCAAAAACAGGGGGCAAGGACTTGAAAGCAAATATGCCCAGAGTGTTTTAGAGATAATTGAAAACGTGAAAAAGTTTGGAGATAGTGCGGTCTTTTCTTATGCAAAGAAGTTTGACAAAATTGAACTCACTCCAGAAAACGTTAGGGTTACTGAAGAAGAAATTGAAGAAGCGTTTAAAAAGGTTGAACCTGAAGTTCTTGAAGCTATAAAAGTTGCTGTTACAAGAGTTAGAAAATTCCATGAACACCAAAAAGAAAACTCTTACTTTGTAACTGAACCTGGAATGCTTCTTGGACAAAAGGTTACCCCCCTTGAAAGTGCTGGAATTTACGTTCCCGGTGGAAAGGCTTCTTACCCATCCTCTGTAATAATGAATGCAGTTCCTGCAAAGGTTGCAGGAGTTAAAAAAGTTGTAATGATTACTCCAGCCATTGGTTCCTTTGAAGTTAATCCTTATTCACTTGTGGCTGCAAAGCTTTCTGGAGTTGATGAGATCTACAGGGTCGGTGGAGCTCATGGAGTTGCTGCAATAGCTTTTGGTACTGAGTCTATACCAAAGGTTGATAAAATCGTTGGTCCTGGAAATATCTACGTTGCTTTAGCAAAGAAGTTTCTTTTTGGAACGGTTGATATAGATATGGTTGCAGGTCCAAGTGAAATTCTTGTAATTGCAGACGAATCCGCAAATCCAGATTGGGTTGCTGTTGACCTTTTATCTCAAGCCGAGCACGATGAACTAGCCGGTTCTTTCCTTGTTACTCACGGTGAAGAAGTTGCTAAAGCAGTTATTGATGCTCTTGAGGATAGACTTAAAAAACTAAAACGCCGTGAGATAGCTGAAAAATCTATAGAGAATTTTGGAACAGCTTTTATTACAAGAGATATCTATCATTCCTGCGAAGTAGCAAATATAGTAGCACCTGAGCACCTTGAGGTTGCGACAAAAGAACCTTTTGCTCTTCTTGATCACATAAAAAACGCTGGTGCTATCTTCCTCGGGCATTATACCTGTGAATCTTTGGGAGACTATATATTAGGACCCAACCATGTTCTACCAACAGGTGGAAGTGCAAAGTTCTTTTCTCCTCTAGGAGTTTACGATTTCATTAAACGTTCCTCAATCCTTTACGTTAGTAAAGAAGGATTTAAGCAAATTTCAGAACATGCAAGAAACCTTGCTGAGTGTGAAGGATTAGAAGCCCACAGACTTGCAGTTGAGGTAAGAGAAGCAATCAAAATACCTATAAAAACAGAAGAAAAGGTTTGA
- a CDS encoding response regulator transcription factor — protein sequence MVVLLVEDDEDLGELLKYNLEKNQFKVDWTLDGKEALEKIKTNSYDLIILDLMLPGASGLDICKEIRENSINKDVPVIVLTALSDEDTKVKGFSIGADDYVTKPFSMKELLARIEAVLRRAGYVRKAILEFDGIVYDKRSKSVTVDGNSIYLTKTEFQLLEFFLEHPEQLFSREELLEKIWGHDHNETTRTVDVYISRLRKKLGDKGKYLKTLPRLGYKLTKE from the coding sequence ATGGTAGTCTTGTTAGTCGAAGATGATGAAGATCTTGGAGAACTTTTAAAGTATAACCTTGAAAAAAATCAATTTAAAGTTGACTGGACTCTTGATGGAAAAGAAGCTTTAGAGAAAATAAAAACAAACAGTTATGATTTAATCATTCTTGATCTTATGCTCCCAGGAGCAAGTGGGCTTGATATCTGTAAGGAAATAAGAGAAAACTCCATTAATAAAGATGTTCCTGTAATTGTTTTAACGGCTCTTTCAGATGAAGATACGAAAGTAAAAGGTTTTTCCATAGGAGCTGATGATTATGTAACAAAACCTTTCAGTATGAAAGAACTCCTTGCTAGAATAGAAGCTGTCTTAAGAAGAGCTGGTTACGTTCGTAAAGCCATATTAGAGTTTGACGGAATAGTTTATGACAAAAGATCCAAAAGTGTTACAGTAGATGGAAATTCTATCTATCTAACAAAAACAGAGTTCCAGCTTCTTGAGTTTTTCCTTGAACATCCAGAACAGCTCTTTTCAAGGGAAGAACTCCTTGAAAAAATCTGGGGACACGACCATAACGAAACAACAAGGACAGTTGATGTTTATATAAGTAGATTAAGAAAGAAACTTGGAGATAAAGGAAAATATCTAAAGACTTTACCAAGACTGGGGTATAAGTTGACTAAGGAGTGA
- a CDS encoding cytidine deaminase → MKVEEMLNIARKAIKNSYCPYSNFHVSAVLIGKKEFYTGVNIENVSYGLTMCAERTAIFKAVSKGEKKFF, encoded by the coding sequence ATGAAAGTAGAGGAAATGCTAAATATCGCAAGAAAAGCAATAAAAAACTCTTATTGTCCTTATTCTAACTTTCACGTTTCAGCTGTTTTAATTGGTAAAAAAGAATTCTATACAGGAGTAAATATTGAAAACGTTTCTTATGGATTAACTATGTGTGCTGAAAGAACCGCTATATTTAAAGCTGTTTCTAAAGGAGAAAAAAAATTTTTTTAG